In Terriglobia bacterium, a single genomic region encodes these proteins:
- a CDS encoding PilN domain-containing protein — translation MRLDINLASRPYEDVGEFYRTWGALAGFVAVVTLVLLGLTVSSLTSARTVGEQTAKLRSQMAAFDQQRRAAEDLLNRPENRETRDRSRFLNALIARKTFSWTQVFADLEKIVPARVHVLSIKPGLTEDNQFQVEMQVATDSRDRMVELVRRLEESKMFRQAQVRSESAQNTPTGAHTVEFDIVALYTPHVPPAAPQEPSQAAHGGAQ, via the coding sequence GGGGAGTTCTACCGCACCTGGGGCGCGCTGGCCGGCTTCGTGGCGGTCGTCACCCTCGTGCTTCTCGGCTTGACGGTCTCGTCGCTGACCAGCGCGCGCACCGTGGGTGAGCAGACCGCGAAACTGCGCTCCCAGATGGCTGCCTTCGACCAGCAGAGGCGCGCCGCTGAGGACCTGCTCAACCGCCCCGAGAACCGCGAGACGCGCGACCGCTCGCGCTTCCTGAATGCGCTGATCGCGCGCAAGACATTCTCCTGGACGCAGGTATTCGCGGACCTGGAAAAGATTGTTCCCGCCCGCGTTCACGTCCTCTCCATCAAGCCCGGACTCACGGAGGACAACCAGTTCCAGGTGGAGATGCAGGTTGCGACCGATTCGCGCGACAGGATGGTCGAGTTGGTCCGGCGGCTGGAAGAGTCCAAGATGTTCCGCCAGGCGCAGGTGAGATCCGAATCGGCGCAGAACACCCCGACGGGCGCGCACACGGTGGAGTTCGATATCGTCGCGTTGTATACGCCGCATGTGCCGCCGGCGGCGCCGCAGGAACCGTCGCAAGCGGCGCACGGAGGTGCGCAATAA